One part of the Nematostella vectensis chromosome 8, jaNemVect1.1, whole genome shotgun sequence genome encodes these proteins:
- the LOC5519396 gene encoding protein transport protein Sec16A isoform X2, whose amino-acid sequence MFSFFKKTLNFTANVVSGGLWEEYKDPIQREGRPWLQDVPKMEPYPSRAYQDSPLATPFYEDQPLHHEPELMEQEDGWDEWPEWEENEEDSWTGEFQGNNTQQRQSNGHFTPLENSYQPVELFAPNSPPKPQQNQPKPPKPSNKTVKQAAQTPSKPSFLWDAPTPASAPPASASPKAQSTQGMSSGTSEQPWFSPANTVTAFGAKLASSLFGPITNENSLFGGAQPTQLFGQPTKVDTVNLAHGQDQRRQGQHFTPPLTNQQHVPATSDPKGFFDQQGSQASERTGTAPPKSTANFFNSLPQQSSRAGFFGEEKSHTPSVSVPPPAPKSFFGQSEKDRHIVNGKTASEESAASFFGPTSKLGSEGTVNKPAKTAADFFNQVHDMQSGASIFGGDEKPSKTPPPTNSKGFNPLFSQHASQARPKSANFFNQVGGSKQGADFFGGEEVEPAKAGGTGHLFAKKANAQKPSTQQVEKTAPVSTHSNQEIVEEPEESDNDVPPLEEAELEPGVPTLFPAGGDSAVGASWDQQPAAPSASYPGADTTVPTPWDKHSSAPAEFHQVSNTNTPWEDQSTAPVESGLAAPWDEQPSAYTGSHPVENTVAAPWEDQSAASVESHPVADSAVGAGWDEQTTSPPKSLPDKQSTTTIESHPVVDSIMAAPWDEQTTSSAESHPVVDSIMAAPWDEQTTSSAESHPVVDSIMAAPWDEQTTSSAESHPVVDSIMAAPWDHEAGNMSHPVRDTTITAHGYQEPNEPTVSHTISNAAMAAPWGQQPANAPLEFPPSSEEEHDGLAATESGVDASSGFWDEESADELDVDASSSSSQNPFSQQATFNPVTSSAVLEAFAPTVSSIDPSPTFTDEPTLEHTPAAAATEPAPSITEESSADDKVDKEPVTYAESVVSEEPSLAASIQPMVEPAFPAEEPAPQVPPPVPHEVPTAGGPVSDQDEWPPLMPAGTTVDQRNLLPKEGPKGTPFEATGTVPFSWASVSTPPVGFPPKQVKTSAWDVADNLDPFNQVAAPPQRSAPPAAPTPQVTPHPATLPVTLFTPQAAPVTPPMGAQLPETEQPQMVAPSSTVTPPVTEPAPPSSVVAPPPAVPTPATAPPPVVAPPPSVFASSSGVPTPVKAPPPSVFASSSGVPTPVAAPPPAPPPSVFAPSSGVPTPVAAPPPSVFAPSSGVPTPVAAPPPSVFASSSGVPTPVTAPPPAPPPSVFAPSSGVPTPVAAPPPSVFAPSSGVPTPVAAPPPSVFAPSSGVPTPVTAPPPAPPPSVFAPSSAVPTPVTAPPPAPPPSVFAPSSGVPTPVTAPPPASPPSVFAPSSGVPTPVTAPPAVAATLSAPPPLVFAPPTAVPTSRTVPVAAPPSAPPPSVSAPPTDVLPPAPPPSVLAPPTAVPMSRTAPTQVAAPQPSMFAQSSPVPPPVLAAPLSMAAPQLSAPPVAAPPPVTAPTSATAPPLAAVQLPVAAPPLATALSVVQSPTVSRPSVAVPQPVTALPRTPHMGKTEPPTAWATPLQHSTAEQFEGSVQSNVKKEEEIPPPEAGLLAKATQKMKAEHRRTPVSMSSLWANGNAAPSSSFLLAPAVTKPVPAVNLFSPVSSPKIAGSILSPFTPSAAPHTNHPVSASTAQQDTASLFSQPAALPTGVAPMHGKRTSVEAPSGSDQNRGLHSVGYNEAATPVNTPNAFTPSKGNQPLGNSSTKGQEGYTQHGQQDNAITPLYTGSPNQYYTPPAATPARSAHADAMTAAPSSATGEHTSIPSTSEPPLTAKEQRKKERQEKRERKEKKKAEKAAEKLAAATPSEEPLSHHPVAEQRSAYHRPEFPGNPHSGNPNSDIYPGNPLSGNSLPGNPHHVDHSDKLGMAPRSGHLDHPLSPKHGSYTPERSKEYYGQPGDHPPTEEMRTSSLSNQYSNYSRDYPNPESQYDPQRRGDFEGDRFDRSPDYDSHRRSSNPRDYYETRRDYPDDMDRSRSRDYDYRYDRRDYSGYHSDGSYTDPYYHTQDRGYDRSRRGAYEQGLGHNLRHSREDLFHDDLQRSREDLYYPDHRRTSSEDRSAFKLVDYGHRLSRGSSRSRSPNSSSGRSSPSRQFYHDPYSYYYQGYGMPSPYNYPGYYPPDYYQRYYEEYYRQMGYGSAPGSQYSGEGSGHIEKETREPSPTTQEEPVEVEEIPPSRLTPLHFPRPHVRGCFTLSGQLLVIPPVLPGDGVPAYIQNAQIKSAVFSQEDLLLIEEFPGPLIGRDSIRNIVMEYIREQTNKIKNTSTCGPSSQARWVIWQLMYLLVKHCGAIVTADIAEALMTLVKLFAKKPLQQAPRALPEAPSDEESSDSEDSEDESSTETSSEESSDDSISPPKPAKAAKPPKAPKERKARKQAEPPVPPESPEPTPEMGHLMVFRDLMLEGQKKEALTYASNHDMWGHAILASALLDHRATKSLLQTQTSSWVCTKFLGTIDNDDPLHTVYEHLGGQTPHLLSSSKNWASNLAAIVANPTHNREKDMANIITLGDTLAKEPDLVCAAHVCYILAGLKPGPPGTKTKMVLLGTRHETNQYHKLASVEPLLLTEVFEYARGLQTRDFYLPSIQMFKFFYAKNLLEAGMVRKAFDYLQCIGDVIVHNPHAFNHGLMKNVYETSDQILGQLESAGESVETHDREWITRLGQVMNGETPTDLSLPELEESQDPLAESSQSFFSGYDPARGGNTGSTYQSSLPEVQDQFSNDSEPSETSGLGSTHGTPRKETHDQSGNVGGGITQEPCFTKTEPPAPPSNYWSPPMQPMQQPDQEQPTPQDMSQPQDMGYPESQPQHMGYPESRQQDMGYPESQPQDMGYPESQYEQHQQQPFAVQGDQSYWQPPQPGFRNADRAAEEEEGETTPTNPPNTFDDFYNQSHQKVARTASWDDPAMTPTPATQEMNRDEMFPPMPPPQPPQARQEPTNKPSEDKPGGKDKSKPPSNGSGWFSGIGSLIKKVIPSGPNEMKLPDDRKKTIYFDKELNRWVNTEEDSKEQAPPPPPPSDAMMQGMGAPSMSEPPAGGPPMGQGPPRPPTNPTAAPMGQPPSMTSALSSNGPSIPDNQRAGSGTPPGVGPAPMPGLPPMPRPATELPVMRTSGPPSKFSRKATGRLGRNKMYVDVLNPNKGSGTQSTAAPAALFPLLPGGGGGVAGGVQFFVPSAAPPTEESNPESNELQNGTQAQEAPSNSFDNSTTEPTPTHSRSSSIGSSISLASAEVRSYFEPQPDTAPSLDSTDSNPQAPPFFNPASFTPQSKAPSFRRGRGRPYPGGGYR is encoded by the exons ATGTTCAGTTTTTTCAAGAAAACCCTCAATTTCACCGCTAACGTGGTGTCTGGTGGGCTCTGGG AAGAATACAaggatccaatacaaagagaGGGACGTCCATGGCTACAGGACGTGCCTAAGATGGA GCCATACCCAAGTAGGGCCTACCAGGACTCTCCGTTAGCCACACCTTTCTATGAGGACCAGCCGCTCCACCACGAGCCTGAGCTTATGGAG CAAGAAGACGGCTGGGACGAGTGGCCAGAATGGGAAGAGAATGAAGAGGACTCATGGACAGGAGAG TTCCAGGGAAACAACACACAGCAGAGGCAATCTAATGGACATTTTACACCATTAGAGAACTCATACCAACCAGTTGAATTATTTGCACCAAACTCCCCTCCAAAACCTCAGCAAAATCAGCCCAAGCCTCCAAAGCCCTCAAACAAGACAGTGAAACAAGCAGCACAAACTCCTAGCAAGCCAAGCTTCCTATGGGATGCACCGACACCCGCTAGTGCGCCACCTGCCAGTGCATCACCCAAGGCACAAAGTACACAGGGCATGTCTTCAG GTACATCTGAGCAACCTTGGTTCTCACCAGCTAACACTGTGACTGCATTTGGTGCCAAGCTTGCTTCCAGCCTGTTTGGTCCCATCACAAATGAGAACAGTTTGTTTGGTGGTGCACAGCCAACTCAGCTGTTTGGACAACCTACGAAGGTTGACACTGTGAACTTGGCCCATGGCCAAGATCAACGGCGGCAGGGTCAACACTTCACACCTCCGCTGACAAATCAACAGCATGTGCCTGCGACCTCTGACCCAAAAGGCTTCTTTGACCAGCAAGGAAGCCAGGCTTCTGAAAGGACGGGAACTGCACCTCCCAAGTCTACAGCAAACTTTTTCAATTCATTACCACAACAGTCATCCAGAGCTGGGTTTTTTGGAGAGGAAAAAAGTCATACTCCTTCAGTCTCAGTCCCTCCTCCAGCCCCAAAGTCATTCTTTGGACAAAGTGAGAAAGACAGGCACATTGTCAATGGAAAAACTGCTTCTGAGGAATCTGCAGCTAGCTTTTTTGGTCCAACCTCAAAGCTAGGATCAGAAG GCACTGTGAATAAACCAGCAAAGACTGCAGCAGACTTCTTCAATCAAGTCCATGACATGCAGTCAGGAGCTTCTATCTTTGGAGGAGATGAAAAACCGAGCAAAACTCCACCACCAACAAACTCCAAAGGATTCAATCCCTTATTCAGCCAGCATGCGAGCCAAGCTCGACCAAAGTCTGCAAATTTCTTCAACCAAGTTGGAGGTTCAAAGCAAGGAGCGGATTTCTTCGGTGGCGAGGAGGTAGAACCAGCAAAGGCAGGTGGAACTGGTCATTTATTtgcaaaaaaggcaaatgCACAGAAG CCTTCGACACAGCAAGTGGAGAAAACTGCGCCAGTATCCACCCACTCAAACCAGGAGATAGTTGAAGAGCCTGAGGAATCAGATAACGATGTTCCTCCACTAGAAGAAGCTGAACTTGAACCTGGTGTGCCTACCCTGTTTCCTGCAGGGGGAGATTCTGCTGTGGGTGCATCATGGGATCAGCAACCAGCTGCACCAAGTGCATCTTACCCCGGTGCAGATACAACCGTGCCTACACCATGGGACAAGCATTCAAGTGCACCTGCAGAGTTTCACCAAGTCTCAAATACGAACACACCTTGGGAGGATCAGTCAACTGCACCTGTAGAGTCTGGCCTAGCTGCACCCTGGGATGAACAGCCTAGTGCATATACGGGTTCCCACCCTGTTGAAAATACTGTGGCTGCACCTTGGGAGGATCAGTCAGCTGCATCTGTTGAGTCGCACCCTGTTGCAGATTCTGCTGTGGGGGCAGGCTGGGATGAGCAGACAACTTCACCTCCCAAGTCACTCCCTGACAAGCAGTCAACTACAACTATTGAGTCACACCCTGTTGTCGATTCCATTATGGCTGCACCTTGGGACGAGCAGACAACATCATCTGCAGAGTCACACCCTGTTGTCGATTCTATTATGGCTGCACCTTGGGACGAGCAGACAACATCATCTGCAGAGTCACACCCTGTTGTCGATTCTATTATGGCTGCACCTTGGGACGAGCAGACAACATCATCTGCAGAGTCACACCCTGTTGTCGATTCTATTATGGCTGCACCTTGGGATCATGAAGCTGGGAACATGTCTCACCCTGTCAGAGATACTACAATAACTGCACATGGGTATCAAGAGCCAAATGAACCAACTGTATCTCATACCATCTCAAACGCTGCCATGGCTGCACCTTGGGGTCAGCAACCAGCTAATGCACCACTGGAATTCCCTCCTTCATCTGAGGAAGAACATGATGGCTTAGCTGCTACAGAGTCTGGAGTGGATGCCTCCTCTGGCTTCTGGGATGAGGAGTCTGCTGATGAACTGGATGTTGATGCCTCTTCATCAAGTTCTCAAAACCCATTTTCCCAGCAAGCTACCTTCAACCCTGTCACTTCATCTGCTGTGTTAGAGGCTTTTGCGCCCACAGTGTCTTCCATCGACCCTTCCCCAACATTCACTGATGAACCCACCTTGGAGCATACCcctgctgctgctgctacAGAGCCTGCACCCTCCATCACTGAGGAATCTTCCGCAGATGACAAGGTAGATAAGGAGCCTGTCACCTATGCTGAGTCTGTGGTATCAGAGGAACCATCTCTTGCAGCATCCATCCAGCCTATGGTAGAGCCTGCTTTCCCTGCCGAGGAGCCAGCTCCTCAAGTCCCTCCCCCTGTTCCACATGAGGTACCAACTGCTGGAGGCCCAGTCTCTGATCAAGATGAGTGGCCTCCTCTTATGCCAGCTGGTACAACTGTCGATCAGCGTAATCTGCTGCCCAAAGAGGGACCCAAAGGCACCCCTTTTGAAGCCACTGGCACTGTCCCATTCTCATGGGCTTCTGTCTCAACTCCTCCTGTGGGATTCCCACCCAAGCAAGTTAAGACCTCAGCTTGGGACGTGGCTGACAATTTGGATCCTTTCAATCAGG TTGCTGCACCTCCACAAAGATCAGCACCACCAGCAGCACCAACACCTCAAGTTACACCCCATCCTGCCACTCTACCTGTAACCTTGTTTACACCGCAGGCTGCACCAGTGACTCCACCAATGGGTGCTCAATTACCAGAAACAGAACAACCACAAATGGTAGCCCCATCATCTACTGTTACACCACCAGTGACAGAGCcagcaccaccatcatcagtgGTAGCCCCACCACCAGCTGTACCTACACCAGCAACAGCGCCACCACCAGTGGTAGCTCCACCACCATCTGTGTTTGCCTCATCATCAGGTGTACCTACACCAGTGAaagcaccaccaccatctgTGTTTGCCTCATCATCAGGTGTACCTACACCAGTGGCAGCACCACCACCAGCGCCACCACCATCGGTGTTTGCCCCATCATCAGGTGTACCTACACCAGTGGCAGCTCCACCACCATCTGTGTTTGCCCCATCATCAGGTGTACCTACACCAGTGGCAGCTCCACCACCATCTGTGTTTGCCTCATCATCAGGTGTACCTACACCAGTGacagcaccaccaccagcGCCACCACCATCGGTGTTTGCCCCATCATCAGGTGTACCTACACCAGTGGCAGCTCCACCACCATCTGTGTTTGCCCCATCATCAGGTGTACCTACACCAGTGGCAGCTCCACCACCATCTGTGTTTGCCCCATCATCAGGTGTACCTACACCAGTGacagcaccaccaccagcTCCACCACCATCTGTGTTTGCTCCATCATCAGCTGTACCTACACCAGTGacagcaccaccaccagcGCCACCACCATCGGTGTTCGCTCCATCATCAGGTGTACCTACACCAGTGacagcaccaccaccagcGTCACCACCATCTGTGTTTGCCCCATCATCAGGTGTACCTACACCAGTGACAGCACCACCAGCAGTGGCAGCTACATTAtcagcaccaccaccattggTGTTTGCCCCACCAACAGCTGTACCAACGTCAAGGACAGTACCAGTGGCAGCTCCACCATCAGCTCCGCCACCATCTGTTTCGGCCCCACCAACAGATGTACTACCACCAGCTCCACCACCATCAGTGTTGGCCCCACCAACAGCTGTACCAATGTCAAGGACAGCACCAACACAAGTGGCAGCTCCACAACCATCGATGTTTGCCCAATCATCACCTGTACCACCACCAGTTCTTGCTGCACCACTTTCAATGGCAGCCCCACAATTATCGGCACCACCAGTGGCAGCCCCACCACCAGTAACAGCCCCAACATCAGCAACGGCCCCACCATTAGCAGCAGTCCAACTACCAGTGGCAGCCCCACCATTAGCGACAGCCCTATCAGTCGTCCAGTCACCAACTGTAAGCCGGCCATCAGTGGCAGTCCCACAACCAGTAACAGCCCTACCCAGAACACCTCACATGGGTAAAACTGAACCACCCACTGCTTGGGCCACGCCCTTGCAGCACAGCACTGCTGAGCAGTTTGAGGGTAGTGTTCAGTCTAACGTCAAGAAAGAGGAAGAAATTCCTCCTCCTGAGGCTGGGCTACTTGCAAAG GCGACCCAAAAGATGAAGGCAGAACATCGTAGGACACCTGTCTCCATGTCTTCTCTCTGGGCAAATGGAAATGCTGCCCCATCCTCCTCTTTCCTGTTGGCACCAGCTGTTACCAAG CCTGTTCCTGCTGTTAACTTGTTCTCCCCGGTGAGCAGTCCCAAAATTGCGGGCAGCATACTGTCCCCTTTCACTCCATCTGCTGCTCCTCATACCAACCATCCAGTGAGTGCATCAACAGCACAACAGGACACTGCATCTCTATTCAGTCAACCTGCAGCTCTGCCCACAGGCGTCGCACCCATGCATGGAAAGAGGACTTCTGTAGAAGCACCCTCAGGAAGTGACCAAAACAGGGGTCTCCACTCGGTGGGCTACAATGAGGCAGCCACTCCAGTTAATACACCTAATGCCTTCACTCCTTCAAAGGGTAATCAACCTCTGGGAAACAGCTCAACCAAGGGACAGGAGGGGTATACACAGCATGGCCAACAAGATAATGCCATAACACCACTGTATACGGGGTCTCCCAACCAGTATTACACTCCACCAGCAGCAACTCCTGCACGAAGTGCTCATGCTGATGCAATGACTG CTGCCCCCTCCTCTGCCACAGGTGAACACACCTCAATACCATCAACTAGTGAGCCTCCTCTTACAGCAAAAGAGCAGAGGAAAAAGGAAAGGCAGGAGAAAAGGGAAAG gaaagaaaagaaaaaggcagAGAAAGCTGCAGAAAAGCTTGCAGCAGCAACACCATCCGAAGAACCACTATCACACCACCCAGTGGCAGAGCAGAGGTCGGCCTACCACAGGCCAGAATTTCCAGGAAATCCCCATTCTGGAAATCCCAATTCTGACATTTACCCTGGGAACCCTCTTTCTGGAAATTCCCTTCCTGGAAATCCTCATCATGTAGACCATTCAGATAAACTTGGTATGGCACCTAGATCTGGACACTTAGACCACCCTCTCTCACCTAAACATGGGAGTTACACACCAGAAAGGAGCAAAGAGTACTATGGTCAGCCAGGTGATCACCCTCCTACAGAAGAAATGAGAACATCATCCTTGAGCAATCAGTACAGTAACTACAGCAGAGACTATCCAAACCCAGAGTCCCAATATGACCCCCAAAGAAGGGGTGACTTTGAGGGGGACAGGTTTGATAGAAGCCCTGATTATGATAGCCACCGGAGGTCGTCTAACCCTCGCGATTACTACGAGACCCGTAGGGACTATCCTGATGACATGGATCGTAGTAGGAGCAGGGATTATGATTACCGCTATGACAGGCGTGATTATAGTGGTTACCATAGCGATGGCTCTTATACTGACCCCTACTACCATACACAAGATAGAGGGTATGATCGCTCTAGGCGTGGTGCCTATGAGCAGGGTCTTGGTCACAATCTAAGACACTCTCGCGAGGACCTTTTTCACGATGACCTACAGCGCTCTCGTGAGGACCTTTACTACCCTGACCATCGGCGCACAAGTAGTGAAGATCGCAGTGCATTTAAACTTGTTGATTATGGACATAGGTTAAGCCGCGGCTCCAGTCGGTCACGGTCCCCCAACTCAAGCTCTGGTAGAAGTTCCCCTTCACGGCAGTTCTACCATGACCCATACTCCTACTACTACCAAGGCTATGGCATGCCATCTCCTTATAACTACCCAGGGTACTACCCCCCTGATTACTACCAGCGCTACTATGAGGAGTATTACCGCCAGATGGGCTATGGCTCAGCCCCTGGAAGTCAGTACTCTGGGGAAGGATCTGGGCACATTGAGAAGGAGACTCGTGAACCATCGCCAACAACTCAGGAAGAACCAG TTGAAGTAGAGGAGATCCCGCCATCTAGGCTGACTCCGCTTCACTTTCCACGGCCGCATGTCAGGGGCTGCTTCACTCTCAGCGGCCAACTTCTTGTCATCCCCCCTGTTCTACCAGGCGATGGTGTCCCAGCTTACATCCAGAATGCTCAAATCAAG AGTGCTGTCTTTAGCCAGGAAGACCTTCTGTTGATTGAGGAGTTCCCTGGACCACTAATTGG TCGTGATTCCATACGTAATATTGTGATGGAATACATTCGTGAgcagacaaacaaaataaaaaacacaagCACCTGTGGCCCTTCATCCCAGGCTCGCTGGGTCATCTGGCAGCTGATGTACTTGCTTGTCAAACACTGCGGG GCAATTGTCACTGCTGACATAGCAGAAGCCTTGATGACTTTAGTGAAACTGTTTGCAAAGAAACCACTACAGCAAGCTCCACGAGCCCTGCCAGAGGCACCATCAGACGAGGAGTCATCAGATAGCGAGGACTCAGAGGACGAGAGCTCGACTGAGACTAGCTCTGAGGAAAGCTCTGATGATTCTATTAGTCCACCAAAACCAGCTAAGGCTGCAAAGCCACCTAAGGCCCCAAAAGAGCGCAAAGCTCGTAAGCAAGCTGAGCCTCCTGTTCCGCCAGAGTCGCCTGAGCCGACACCAGAAATGGGACACCTAATGGTGTTCCGAGACCTGATGCTTGAGGGTCAGAAAAAG GAGGCGCTTACCTATGCCAGTAACCATGACATGTGGGGACACGCCATCCTTGCCAGTGCTCTACTGGACCACAGAGCAACCAAGAGCTTGCTACAGACACAGACCAGCTCGTGGGTCTGCACAAA GTTCCTTGGGACAATTGATAATGACGACCCCTTGCACACTGTGTATGAGCACCTCGGTGGCCAGACTCCACATCTTCTAAGT AGCTCAAAGAACTGGGCTTCTAATTTAGCCGCCATTGTTGCTAACCCAACTCACAACCGTGAGAAAGATATGGCCAACATCATCACCTTGGGAGACACACTGG CTAAAGAGCCCGACCTTGTGTGTGCAGCCCATGTGTGTTATATCCTGGCCGGCCTGAAACCAGGCCCTCCTGGCACTAAGACCAAGATGGTACTCCTTGGCACTCGCCACGA aaCAAACCAATACCACAAGCTTGCATCCGTCGAGCCACTTCTTTTGACAGAG GTGTTCGAGTATGCCAGAGGTCTACAAACCCGAGACTTCTATTTGCCAAGCATTCAG ATGTTCAAGTTCTTTTATGCAAAGAATCTCCTTGAAGCAGGAATGGTCAGAAAG gCATTCGACTATCTCCAATGTATTGGGGATGTTATTGTTCACAACCCTCATGCCTTTAACCATGGACTCATGAAAAATGTCTATGAG ACCTCTGACCAGATTCTGGGTCAACTAGAGTCTGCTGGTGAGAGTGTTGAGACTCACGACAGAGAATGGATTACCAGACTCGGCCAAGTGATGAACGGGGAAACTCCA ACCGATCTCTCCTTGCCTGAACTTGAGGAGAGCCAGGATCCTCTAGCTGAGAGTTCACAGTCATTCTTCTCAGGGTATGACCCAGCGAGAGGCGGAAACACCGGATCTACCTATCAGTCATCCCTCCCAGAGGTTCAGGACCAATTTTCTAATGACTCAGAGCCCTCAGAAACCTCAGGGTTGGGGTCAACACACGGGACTCCTCGTAAGGAG ACACATGACCAGAGTGGGAATGTTGGTGGCGGTATCACCCAGGAACCGTGCTTCACTAAGACGGAACCTCCTGCCCCACCCTCGAACTACTGGTCCCCGCCCATGCAACCGATGCAACAACCAGACCAAGAGCAGCCAACCCCTCAAGACATGAGTCAGCCACAAGACATGGGCTATCCTGAGTCACAGCCCCAACACATGGGCTATCCAGAATCCCGGCAGCAAGACATGGGCTATCCAGAGTCGCAGCCACAAGACATGGGCTATCCAGAGTCGCAGTATGAGCAACACCAGCAACAACCTTTTGCGGTACAGGGTGACCAGAGCTACTGGCAACCGCCTCAGCCTGGATTTAGAAATGCAG ATCGTGCTGCCGAGGAAGAAGAGGGGGAGACCACACCCACTAATCCTCCCAACACCTTTGATGACTTCTATAACCAGTCACATCAGAAGGTGGCCCGGACTGCTAGCTGGGACGACCCCGCCATGACGCCCACACCAGCGACACAGGAG ATGAATCGAGATGAGATGTTCCCTCCAATGCCCCCACCCCAGCCCCCACAGGCTCGGCAAG AGCCCACTAATAAGCCCAGTGAGGATAAACCAGGCGGGAAGGACAAGAGCAAACCTCCCTCTAACGGCTCTGGCTGGTTTTCTGGCATTGGGTCACTCATCAAGAAGGTCATCCCATCTGGACCGAATGAGATGAAACTACCTGACGACCGAAAAAAGACT ATCTACTTTGACAAAGAGCTCAACCGCTGGGTGAACACAGAGGAGGACAGCAAA GAACAAGCCCCTCCTCCACCCCCTCCTTCTGACGCCATGATGCAAGGAATGGGAGCTCCTTCAATGAGTGAACCTCCTGCTGGAG GTCCTCCTATGGGGCAGGGACCCCCAAGACCCCCTACCAACCCAACCGCCGCCCCGATGGGGCAGCCACCATCCATGACCAGTGCACTGAGCAGCAACGGACCCTCCATCCCTGATAACCAGCGTGCTGGGTCAGGCACACCCCCTGGTGTAGGGCCAGCACCCATGCCAGGACTGCCACCCATGCCACGCCCAGCTACCGAGCTTCCTGTCATGAGAACTTCAGGTCCGCCTTCAAAATTTTCGCGAAAAGCCACTGGGAGACTAG GTCGCAATAAGATGTATGTCGACGTCCTCAACCCTAACAAGGGCAGTGGTACCCAGTCCACCGCTGCCCCTGCTGCCCTCTTCCCGCTCTTACCCGGAGGAGGTGGGGGTGTTGCTGGTGGGGTTCAATTCTTCGTTCCTTCTGCAG CACCTCCAACTGAAGAATCCAACCCTGAATCAAACGAGTTGCAGAACGGAACCCAAGCACAGGAGGCACCTTCTAA TTCTTTCGATAACTCTACAACTGAGCCTACTCCGACA CACTCTCGATCGAGCTCGATCGGTAGTTCGATATCCCTCGCCTCGGCCGAGGTGCGAAGCTATTTTGAACCCCAG CCCGACACCGCTCCTTCACTAGACTCAACAGACTCCAACCCTCAGGCTCCGCCATTCTTCAACCCAGCATCCTTTACACCACAATCCAAGGCCCCCTCTTTCCGCCGCGGACGTGGTCGCCCCTACCCTGGGGGCGGCTACCGGTGA